The Hemiscyllium ocellatum isolate sHemOce1 chromosome 19, sHemOce1.pat.X.cur, whole genome shotgun sequence genome has a segment encoding these proteins:
- the LOC132824811 gene encoding isotocin receptor-like, with product MKNLSMVLNEVQMHGGWRISPNATVLSETLGTPKRDEQLAQAEVAVLGIIFVVATVGNSVLVRFLWNRRRRMSRMYVFLMHLSIADLVVAVFQVLPQLIWDSTEVFLGPDVLCRAVAYLQLVGMFASTYVTVAMTVDRFQAVCFPMVTFQKRRAFCNPAIGVSWLLSLALSVPQLFIFSRTEVAPGVLQCWAEFIQPWGLKAYVTWIFVAIFFVPTLVLTICQVKICRVIRLNIYTKTHQGPEQTESQGVHSRASNVNCISKAMKKTVKMTVVIVLAYVLCWAPYFTVQLCTAWYPSDLNEGAVFTILMLLGNLNSCTNPWIYMYFCGKTPSCTKYQSRCPVQKESAVTTCVNLIDKDAADVFTAV from the exons ATGAAGAACCTGTCCATGGTGCTGAATGAGGTGCAGATGCACGGCGGATGGCGCATCTCCCCGAATGCCACCGTGCTCTCGGAGACCTTGGGCACCCCGAAGAGGGACGAACAGCTGGCCCAAGCGGAGGTTGCGGTGCTGGGCATCATCTTCGTGGTGGCCACGGTGGGTAACAGCGTGCTGGTCCGCTTTCtgtggaacaggaggaggagaatgagccGCATGTACGTCTTCCTCATGCACCTCAGCATTGCCGACCTGGTGGTGGCCGTCTTCCAGGTGCTGCCGCAGCTCATCTGGGACAGCACCGAGGTCTTCCTGGGGCCAGATGTGTTGTGCAGGGCGGTGGCTTACCTGCAGCTGGTCGGCATGTTCGCCTCCACCTACGTGACGGTGGCGATGACGGTGGACCGCTTCCAGGCCGTCTGCTTCCCCATGGTCACCTTCCAGAAGAGGAGGGCGTTTTGCAATCCGGCCATCGGAGTTAGCTGGCTCCTCTCCCTGGCCCTGAGTGTCCCTCAACTCTTCATCTTCTCCCGGACCGAGGTGGCCCCAGGGGTGCTGCAGTGCTGGGCCGAGTTCATCCAGCCCTGGGGACTCAAGGCTTACGTGACCTGGATCTTCGTGGCCATCTTCTTCGTCCCCACTCTTGTCCTCACCATATGTCAGGTCAAGATCTGCAGGGTGATTCGACTGAACATTTACACCAAGACCCACCAGGGCCCAGAGCAGACCGAGAGCCAAGGAGTGCACTCCAGAGCCAGCAATGTCAACTGCATCTCAAAGGCGATGAAGAAGACGGTGAAAATGACTGTGGTCATTGTACTCGCCTATGTGCTGTGTTGGGCTCCCTACTTCACAGTGCAGCTTTGCACCGCCTGGTATCCCAGTGATCTCAACGAGG GTGCTGTTTTCACCATCCTCATGCTCTTGGGGAATTTAAACAGTTGTACAAATCCCTGGATTTATATGTATTTCTGTGGAAAAACCCCTTCTTGTACTAAATACCAATCACGCTGCCCAGTTCAAAAAGAGTCAGCCGTCACAACTTGTGTCAATCTGATTGACAAGGATGCTGCAGATGTCTTTACTGCAGTTTAA